A window of the Microbacterium sp. LWH13-1.2 genome harbors these coding sequences:
- a CDS encoding AraC family transcriptional regulator, with translation MSLIGQHPDESAVWRIGTHAFELTDHVEWDAHSHDEQHELLWGTRGALTAETDDGYFAIPGSLGLWIPAGVTHRVVAAAGTAFRCTFVDADIHPIATRTTAVAIPQVVRAVLDRLEAPPYLSASPRVHAEELALSLLEPVEVSTIDLPLPLDMRTRLIAEALLSDPADDRSIEDWGRQVGASARNLSRLFVAETGLSFSTWRTRARMRRAIEWLAADHTVAYVSRRSGYATPSAFVQAFRRELGRTPGEFASVRSEASKKSA, from the coding sequence ATGTCGCTGATCGGACAGCACCCCGACGAGTCCGCCGTCTGGCGCATCGGCACTCACGCCTTCGAACTCACGGATCACGTCGAGTGGGATGCGCACTCCCACGACGAGCAGCACGAGCTTCTCTGGGGCACACGGGGGGCATTGACCGCTGAGACGGACGACGGCTACTTCGCCATTCCCGGGTCCCTCGGGCTCTGGATCCCCGCAGGCGTCACGCACCGGGTGGTGGCGGCGGCAGGCACCGCGTTCCGCTGCACATTCGTCGATGCCGACATCCACCCGATCGCCACCCGCACGACAGCCGTCGCGATTCCCCAGGTGGTCCGTGCGGTGCTCGACAGACTCGAAGCACCCCCGTATCTCTCAGCCTCCCCGCGCGTGCACGCCGAGGAGCTGGCGCTGAGCCTGCTCGAGCCGGTCGAAGTCTCGACGATCGACCTCCCACTCCCCCTCGACATGAGGACCCGCCTCATCGCGGAAGCGCTCCTCTCGGACCCCGCCGATGATCGCTCCATCGAGGACTGGGGCCGTCAGGTGGGCGCCAGCGCCCGCAACCTCTCGCGACTCTTCGTCGCCGAGACCGGACTCAGCTTCTCCACCTGGCGCACGCGCGCTCGCATGCGCCGCGCCATCGAATGGCTGGCCGCAGACCATACCGTCGCATATGTCAGCCGTCGCTCCGGATACGCGACGCCGAGTGCGTTCGTGCAGGCGTTCCGGCGCGAGCTCGGTCGCACCCCCGGGGAGTTCGCCTCCGTGCGCAGCGAAGCCTCCAAGAAGTCGGCCTGA